The genomic DNA AATTTGCTTTTCTGAGCATAAGATAGCAGGGTGAGATTATGCAGTCAACAGAAATTTAGATTGTGGTGTTTGAGTGGGTGTATGCAACATATTGAGACAGCAGGCATAGATACGGGGGCTTGCGTTTGCCTCATGATATTCTAATGTCCGCCTTCCTCTATTTTTCAGGCATCTCGTAAGGATAAGACCTGCTGGTTTTCCCGATCGCCTGTATACCTCCAGGAGAGGATCATCCTGACTCTGTCTTCAGTGATCAGTCCCTCAAAGGTGGCAAAGGCGTTTGGAAAGCATCTGGTTATGAAGCTTGTGACTGTGGCTGACGACGCTGCCTGAGCAGAGAACATCTATCGCAAATTTCGACCATGTGGAGTATATTACCAGATAAACCTTCATGCACCGTCGAAACACAAAGGGGGATAAATCCGTGGGAATGACGGGCACAGAGGAGTATTTTGGGATGAAAAGCAACCTTTCACAGCCAAATATTGCTATATTCGACAGACATGCCTCAGAATATGATCAATGGTTTACCGGGAATATCTTCGCTTACCAGTCAGAGGTTGAGGCAATCCGCAGGTTAATCCCTCACAGCGGCACCGGGATTGAAATAGGCGCAGGGACCGGACGGTTCTCTCTGCCATATGGAATCAAGACATGCATAGAGCCATCTAAAGAGATGGCCTATATTGCCCGCTCAAGGGGGCTATCTGTGATCAGGGCATTGGCAGAGGCGCTGCCCTTTGCGAAAAGCACAATTGATTATGTCTTAATGGTTACAGTCATCTGCTTTTTGACTGACCCGCCCGCAGCAATTAAAGAAATAAGGCGGGTATTAAAACCAGGAGGCCGCCTCATCATCGGCTTTATTGACAGAGAATCTCCCCTTGGCAGAAAGTATGA from Nitrospirota bacterium includes the following:
- a CDS encoding methyltransferase domain-containing protein, yielding MKSNLSQPNIAIFDRHASEYDQWFTGNIFAYQSEVEAIRRLIPHSGTGIEIGAGTGRFSLPYGIKTCIEPSKEMAYIARSRGLSVIRALAEALPFAKSTIDYVLMVTVICFLTDPPAAIKEIRRVLKPGGRLIIGFIDRESPLGRKYEAMKESSKFYRDAAFYSTAQVMDSLKAAGFSDFQVCQTIFTDPKVMTGCDPVREGHGDGGFVALMGSRL